One stretch of Streptomyces zhihengii DNA includes these proteins:
- a CDS encoding rhodanese-like domain-containing protein, with protein sequence MFLFRRNTPRLSVDEARVRTGGEGPEAVLLDVREGPEWRAGHAPGAVHAPLTGLAAGSALPASARGRPLVVICRSGHRSRQAAKLLVERGAEAVDVQGGMNAWAAAGFPVVDERGNSGSIT encoded by the coding sequence ATGTTCCTCTTCCGCAGAAACACCCCGCGTCTGTCCGTGGACGAGGCGCGCGTCCGCACCGGCGGTGAGGGGCCCGAAGCCGTCCTGCTGGATGTGCGGGAGGGGCCGGAGTGGAGGGCCGGGCACGCTCCCGGTGCCGTGCACGCCCCGCTCACCGGCCTGGCGGCGGGGTCCGCACTGCCGGCTTCCGCGCGGGGTCGCCCGCTGGTGGTGATCTGTCGCAGCGGTCACCGCTCGCGGCAGGCCGCGAAGCTGCTCGTCGAGCGGGGTGCAGAGGCGGTGGACGTGCAGGGCGGCATGAACGCGTGGGCCGCCGCCGGATTTCCGGTCGTCGACGAGCGCGGGAACAGCGGCTCGATAACGTGA